Proteins found in one Pseudochaenichthys georgianus chromosome 13, fPseGeo1.2, whole genome shotgun sequence genomic segment:
- the wsb1 gene encoding WD repeat and SOCS box-containing protein 1 has protein sequence MAASFPDSVNENDIGKAKFIGELLVPVAPFDQKAGRETWTVAFAPNGSYFAWSQGHRIVRLIPWAKCLKNFSIGHNGEATNASSPRRLSRQNSNGGQEIQPADEPREHTIDCGDIVCGLAFGSSVPEKQSRCVNIEWHRFKFGQDQLLLATGLNNGRIKIWDVYTGKLLLNLMDHTELVRDLTFAPDGSLMLVSASRDKTLRVWDLKDDGNMVKVLRGHQNWVYCSAFSPDSSILCSVGAGKAVFLWNMDKLTLIRKLEGHHNDVVSCEFSPDGALLATASYDTRVIVWDHHKATILLELGHLFPPPSPIFAGGANDRWVRSVSFCPDGRHLASITDDRMVRFWSIEEKAPQAIGSLSNGLCCAFSAEGSVLATGTRGGSVLFWECPRSVASLQHMCRMSIRRLTTTQQVETLAIPTPLRDYLTYKII, from the exons ATGGCGGCAAGCTTCCCAGACTCTGTAAACGAAAATGATATAG GAAAGGCAAAGTTCATCGGTGAACTCCTGGTGCCTGTTGCTCCCTTCGACCAGAAGGCTGGACGAGAGACGTGGACAGTAGCCTTTGCACCTAATGGTTCCTACTTTGCCTGGTCTCAGGGGCATCGCATTGTGAGGCTCATTCCCTGGGCAAAATGTCTGAAGAACTT TTCAATCGGCCACAATGGAGAGGCCACCAATGCCTCGAGCCCTCGCCGTTTGTCCCGTCAGAACAGCAACGGGGGCCAGGAAATCCAGCCGGCCGACGAGCCCCGCGAACACACCATCGACTGCGGTGACATTGTCTGTGGCCTGGCCTTCGGCTCGTCCGTCCCCGAGAAGCAGAGCCGCTGCGTTAACATCGAGTGGCACCGCTTCAAGTTCGGTCAGGACCAGCTGCTACTGGCAACGGGCCTCAACAACGGTCGCATCAAGATCTGGGATGTATACACTG GAAAGCTCTTGCTGAATCTGATGGATCATACTGAACTAGTGCGAGACTTGACCTTTGCTCCCGATGGCAGTCTCATGTTGGTGTCTGCCTCCAGAGATAAGACCCTCCGCGTGTGGGACCTCAAAGATGATG GTAACATGGTGAAGGTTCTGCGGGGGCATCAGAACTGGGTGTACTGCAGCGCCTTCTCCCCTGACTCCTCCATCCTGTGCTCAGTGGGTGCAGGCAAAGCA GTGTTCCTATGGAACATGGATAAGTTAACCCTGATCCGGAAGCTGGAGGGACACCACAATGACGTGGTGTCCTGTGAGTTCTCCCCAGATGGGGCGTTGTTGGCCACCGCCTCTTATGACACCCGTGTCATCGTATGGGACCACCACAAGGCCACCATCCTGCTGGAACTCGG CCATCTTTTCCCTCCTCCATCTCCCATTTTTGCCGGGGGGGCCAATGACCGCTGGGTTCGCTCTGTGAGCTTCTGCCCTGACGGCCGCCACCTCGCCAGCATCACTGATGACAG AATGGTGCGTTTCTGGAGCATCGAGGAGAAAGCCCCTCAGGCCATCGGCTCCCTCTCTAACGGCCTCTGCTGTGCCTTCTCCGCTGAAGGAAGTGTCCTTGCTACTGG gaCTCGTGGCGGAAGTGTGCTCTTCTGGGAGTGTCCTCGTAGTGTTGCCAGTCTCCAGCACATGTGTAGGATGTCTATCCGCCGGTTGACTACCACCCAGCAAGTGGAGACGCTGGCCATTCCTACACCGCTCCGCGACTACCTGACCTACAAAATCATTTAA